The proteins below are encoded in one region of Catharus ustulatus isolate bCatUst1 chromosome 21, bCatUst1.pri.v2, whole genome shotgun sequence:
- the DOLK gene encoding dolichol kinase, producing the protein MLNKAVLVESLLVFTVVLLVHAMVWDRFSWCAVALAIQAFYVQFKWDRLLQLGGAVFQFRGAANSGLLPASMVMPLLGVVMKERCRAAGIVYFERFGIVVASTGMLLALFLSVLAVGITKPVPTNTCILTGIAGSIIIYTMKHSLTVSEVIEVLEVLLIFVYLSMILLYLLPRCFTPGEALLVLGGVSFVLNQLIKRSLNVIEGRGDPIDFFLLVAVVGVVLLGLFFTVLFIFMDSGTWISSMFFHMMTAVLGLGVIMPWLYRLIQRNPLFWLLHFLFQTQTRLYLLVYWTFLAASACGVVFYQNAKRSSESKKHQASTITRKYFHFIVVATYVPGLIYDRQLLYVAAVLCLAVFIFLEYVRYFRIKPFGQTLRHLLSLFLDERDSGPLILTHIYLLLGMSLPVWLFPRSCAPKGTLPGAGALVPYSGVLAVGVGDTIASVFGSTMGEIKWPGTKKTFEGTMTAIFAQIIAVALILIFDSSVNLNSSYAWILASVSLVSLLEAYTTQIDNLLLPLYLQIMLMA; encoded by the coding sequence ATGTTGAACAAAGCAGTGCTGGTGGAGTCTCTGCTGGTGTTCAccgtggtgctgctggtgcacGCCATGGTGTGGGACAGGTTCTCCTGGTGCGCCGTGGCTTTGGCCATCCAGGCGTTCTACGTGCAGTTCAAATGGGAccggctgctgcagctgggggggGCTGTGTTCCAGTTCCGGGGGGCAGCCAACAGCGgcctcctgcctgccagcatGGTCATGCCCCTGCTGGGGGTGGTGATGAAGGAGAGGTGCAGGGCTGCCGGCATCGTGTACTTCGAGCGCTTTGGCATCGTCGTGGCTTCCACGGGAATGCTGCTCGCTCTCTTCCTGTCCGTCTTAGCAGTTGGCATCACCAAACCTGTGCCAACCAACACTTGCATCCTCACTGGGATTGCTGGCAGCATAATTATCTACACCATGAAACATTCCTTGACTGTCTCAGAAGTGATAGAGGTTCTAGAAGTGCTGCTCATTTTTGTCTACCTCAGTATGATCTTGCTGTACTTGCTGCCTCGATGTTTTACTCCCGGGGAAGCGCTGCTGGTTCTTGGAGGTGTAAGTTTTGTTCTCAATCAGCTCATTAAACGCTCACTGAATGTAATCGAGGGCAGAGGGGATCCCATTGACTTCTTCCTTCTGGTAGCAGTTGTTGGAGTTGTTCTTCTTGGTCTTTTTTTCACTGTGCTCTTCATTTTCATGGATTCGGGCACGTGGATCTCCTCCATGTTTTTCCACATGATGACAGCAGTGTTAGGCTTAGGGGTCATCATGCCTTGGCTGTACCGACTGATCCAGAGGAACCCTTTGTTCTGGCTGCTCCACTTTCTGTTTCAGACACAGACAAGACTTTACCTTCTTGTGTATTGGACTTTCTTGGCTGCCTCAGCATGTGGTGTGGTTTTCTACCAGAACGCCAAGAGATCATCTGAATCTAAAAAACACCAGGCCTCGACTATAAccaggaaatatttccatttcattgtTGTTGCTACTTATGTTCCTGGACTAATCTATGACCGCCAGCTCCTCTACgttgctgcagtgctgtgcctggcagtgtTTATCTTCTTAGAGTACGTTCGGTACTTCAGGATCAAACCTTTTGGACAAACCCTGAGGCATCTGCTCTCTCTCTTCTTGGATGAAAGAGACAGTGGACCTCTAATCTTGACTCATATTTATCTCCTGCTTGGCATGTCCCTCCCAGTGTGGTTGTTTCCCAGATCTTGTGCTCCTAAAGGCACCTTGCCCGGGGCAGGAGCACTGGTCCCCTACTCTGGGGTGTTGGCAGTAGGGGTAGGAGACACCATTGCCTCTGTTTTTGGCAGTACAATGGGGGAAATCAAATGGCCAGGAACAAAGAAGACCTTTGAAGGGACAATGACAGCTATTTTTGCACAGATCATTGCTGTGGCTCTCATTCTGATCTTTGACAGCAGTGTGAATCTGAACTCCAGCTATGCCTGGATTCTGGCATCTGTGAGTTTGGTTTCTCTTTTGGAAGCTTACACTACTCAAATTGATAATCTGCTGTTGCCTCTCTACCTCCAGATCATGCTCATGGCATAG